Proteins from a genomic interval of Collinsella sp. zg1085:
- a CDS encoding Fur family transcriptional regulator, with the protein MSRGTYDTKQRKAILAVLDDHADSYMSVDEVMTLLHNHHIDVGRTTVYRTLERLVADGTMVKVADVRGGAAQYCNAVAQPGDAHQGQLRCEACGRVLPLSCSMLESFAGHILDEHGFAVDRRHTVITGTCKSCRDER; encoded by the coding sequence GTGAGCAGGGGTACTTACGATACAAAACAGCGCAAGGCAATTCTTGCCGTGCTTGATGATCATGCGGATAGTTATATGAGTGTTGATGAAGTTATGACTTTGTTGCATAACCATCATATTGATGTTGGTCGCACTACGGTCTATCGCACGCTTGAGCGTCTTGTGGCAGATGGAACCATGGTTAAGGTTGCAGACGTGCGTGGTGGAGCTGCGCAATATTGCAATGCTGTGGCTCAGCCAGGAGATGCACATCAAGGACAGCTTCGCTGTGAGGCCTGTGGTCGTGTTCTGCCTCTTTCATGCAGCATGCTTGAAAGTTTTGCTGGGCACATACTTGATGAGCATGGTTTTGCAGTTGATAGGCGGCATACGGTTATCACAGGAACATGCAAAAGCTGC
- a CDS encoding DEAD/DEAH box helicase has translation MDAFDRFAPFIQDFIYDHAWEELRGIQVAAADILFNTNDNLLLCASTASGKTEAAFFPILTEFWEHPPQSVGAIYISPLKALINDQFQRLDTLCKEAQIPIWPWHGDIAASRKAKLLKKPSGILQITPESLEAMLLHRHTLVPRMFWDLRYVVIDEVHALFRGDRGGQTLCLLERLARAANVNPRRIGLSATIGDPEITAAFLARGTGHPCRIPSIEEPRRTWRLSMEHFYRGVQQVSIEQSASAETSAVPPRYQEEPQGTIDTSQFANNNVSSTYPQLDELLMRAHTTQTSALALQLHDHSEPASQPAENSTNMLHREMCFATKSDELVLSHANPADTSGIDQAIQYLFERSQGSKCLIFSNSREEAEEICSLLRSYAELLHVPDRFLIHHGNLSSSIRSSAEEIMRDEERLDTTITTATLELGIDIGRLERAFQIDAPFTVSGFLQRMGRTGRRGSPQEMHFVIHEEFPEAHASLPELIPWKLLQGIALIQLYRETRWVEPPRLDVLPYSLLYHQLMSTLASTGELSPAELAERILTLSFFHRVSAEDLKQLLLHLIDINHVEHTETGGLIVGLEGERIIQSYTFYAVFQENEEFSVRSELGELGTIVNPPPPGERIAIAGRCWVVDDIDWKRHVLWCTQVKGRVPAYFGDCAGDVHSAILERMHKVVAECEIYPYLQKRALARLTAARKTAELSHITGPHAQPLISLGSNRWALFPWLGSYSFLALERLIKLGTQDKLGIKGFESARPYYMQFTMRDDIDEQSFYTHLYEACEQLTEPEALLYPGETPMFNKYDTYLPASLLRKGFAQGVLDIDGMKEQVLSWYACYVKQVEPLIEE, from the coding sequence ATGGATGCTTTCGATAGATTTGCGCCCTTCATTCAAGACTTCATCTATGACCATGCATGGGAAGAACTGCGTGGTATTCAAGTTGCTGCAGCAGATATCCTCTTCAATACCAATGATAATCTCCTTTTGTGTGCGTCAACTGCATCGGGTAAAACTGAGGCTGCCTTCTTCCCTATTTTGACTGAGTTTTGGGAACACCCACCCCAAAGCGTTGGGGCCATCTATATTTCGCCGCTCAAAGCGCTCATCAATGACCAATTTCAACGGCTTGATACCCTATGCAAAGAAGCTCAGATTCCTATCTGGCCTTGGCATGGTGACATCGCTGCTTCACGTAAAGCAAAGCTGCTTAAAAAGCCCTCAGGCATCTTACAAATTACCCCTGAATCACTTGAAGCAATGTTGCTTCATAGACACACACTTGTTCCTCGTATGTTCTGGGATTTACGCTATGTTGTGATAGATGAGGTTCATGCGCTTTTTCGAGGTGATAGAGGAGGTCAGACGCTCTGCTTACTTGAGCGGCTTGCGCGTGCGGCGAACGTCAATCCGCGCCGCATTGGTCTTTCCGCCACCATAGGAGACCCTGAGATAACTGCTGCATTTTTGGCGCGCGGAACTGGACATCCCTGTCGTATTCCGTCCATCGAAGAACCAAGGCGCACGTGGCGGCTCTCTATGGAACACTTCTACCGCGGGGTACAACAAGTATCTATAGAACAGAGTGCTTCAGCAGAAACATCTGCAGTGCCGCCGCGCTATCAAGAAGAACCCCAAGGTACTATAGATACTTCTCAATTCGCCAACAACAATGTCTCCTCCACCTACCCTCAGCTCGATGAATTGCTGATGCGTGCGCATACCACACAGACATCTGCATTGGCGCTCCAATTGCATGACCACTCAGAACCCGCATCTCAACCTGCAGAAAACAGCACGAACATGTTGCATAGGGAAATGTGTTTTGCTACAAAGTCTGATGAGCTAGTTCTGTCTCACGCTAACCCCGCCGATACATCAGGCATAGACCAAGCTATCCAATATCTTTTTGAGCGCAGCCAAGGTTCTAAGTGTCTTATTTTTTCTAACTCCCGTGAGGAGGCTGAAGAAATTTGTTCACTTCTTCGTTCATATGCAGAATTGCTACATGTTCCTGATCGGTTTTTAATCCATCATGGCAATCTTTCATCAAGTATTCGTTCGTCTGCAGAAGAGATTATGCGCGACGAAGAACGCCTCGATACCACCATTACCACCGCTACGCTTGAGTTAGGTATTGATATTGGGCGGCTTGAACGCGCCTTTCAAATTGATGCTCCCTTTACGGTTTCCGGATTTTTACAGCGTATGGGGCGCACAGGACGACGCGGAAGCCCGCAAGAAATGCACTTTGTTATACACGAGGAGTTCCCCGAAGCACACGCCTCACTCCCCGAACTAATCCCTTGGAAACTCCTTCAAGGCATAGCACTCATACAACTCTATCGCGAGACGCGCTGGGTAGAGCCGCCGCGCCTTGACGTACTCCCCTATAGCCTGCTCTATCACCAGCTTATGTCAACACTAGCCTCTACCGGTGAGCTGAGTCCCGCGGAGCTTGCAGAACGCATATTAACGCTCAGTTTTTTCCATCGCGTCAGTGCTGAAGACCTGAAACAACTCTTACTCCATCTCATAGACATCAATCACGTTGAGCACACCGAAACCGGAGGACTTATTGTTGGTCTTGAAGGAGAACGCATTATTCAGTCCTATACCTTTTATGCAGTATTTCAAGAAAACGAAGAGTTCTCTGTTCGTTCAGAACTTGGTGAGCTGGGCACCATCGTAAACCCACCGCCTCCTGGTGAGCGTATAGCCATTGCTGGGCGGTGTTGGGTTGTTGATGACATAGACTGGAAACGTCATGTGCTGTGGTGTACGCAGGTAAAAGGCCGTGTGCCAGCCTACTTTGGTGACTGCGCTGGAGATGTTCACAGCGCCATCTTAGAGCGTATGCATAAGGTAGTTGCTGAGTGCGAGATATATCCCTATCTCCAAAAACGAGCACTCGCTCGTTTAACAGCAGCCCGAAAAACAGCAGAGCTGTCTCATATCACAGGTCCTCATGCACAACCGCTCATATCATTAGGTTCAAACCGCTGGGCGCTCTTTCCTTGGCTTGGCAGCTATAGCTTTTTGGCACTTGAGCGCCTCATTAAGCTCGGTACTCAAGATAAGCTCGGAATTAAGGGATTTGAATCAGCGCGCCCCTACTATATGCAATTCACTATGCGCGATGACATTGATGAACAAAGCTTCTATACGCATCTATATGAGGCATGCGAACAGCTCACTGAGCCAGAGGCACTCCTGTATCCTGGAGAAACACCCATGTTCAACAAATATGATACCTATCTACCGGCATCACTTCTGCGCAAGGGTTTTGCACAAGGAGTGCTTGATATTGATGGTATGAAAGAACAAGTTTTGTCTTGGTATGCCTGCTATGTTAAGCAAGTTGAGCCGCTTATTGAGGAGTAG
- a CDS encoding Crp/Fnr family transcriptional regulator — MSKEIPAVTYNQQQRIAALQHCSAFQNLHEQEIACMLSCMDARELSYQTNEYILRMGDTTQSFGIVLEGGVRIQRSDIWGNAMILGYAKQFDVFGESYACVPQAQLLVDAIAARPSRILFLKLKTILQPSMRGCPHHAKLAANLLQLSAQKNIQLAERSIHTNPRTIRGKILAYLSTEATRAKSTRFTIPFNRQELADYLGVDRAALSSEMSRLQRDQILYTRRSQFELLVAPEELS, encoded by the coding sequence TTGTCTAAGGAGATACCAGCGGTGACTTACAACCAGCAACAACGCATTGCAGCACTACAACACTGTAGTGCCTTTCAAAACCTGCACGAACAAGAAATTGCCTGCATGCTGAGCTGTATGGACGCTCGTGAGCTTTCCTATCAAACAAACGAATATATCCTTCGTATGGGAGATACCACGCAGTCATTTGGTATTGTGCTTGAGGGAGGTGTGCGCATACAACGAAGCGACATATGGGGCAACGCGATGATTTTAGGCTATGCCAAGCAGTTTGATGTTTTTGGTGAAAGCTATGCCTGTGTCCCTCAGGCTCAGCTCCTTGTTGACGCCATAGCCGCACGTCCCAGCCGTATTCTTTTTCTCAAACTCAAAACCATACTCCAGCCCAGCATGCGCGGCTGCCCGCATCACGCTAAACTCGCCGCAAATCTCTTGCAACTTTCAGCTCAAAAGAATATTCAACTTGCAGAACGCAGCATTCACACCAACCCACGAACTATTCGCGGAAAGATACTTGCCTATTTGAGCACAGAGGCAACACGCGCAAAATCAACACGTTTTACCATACCCTTTAACCGTCAAGAACTTGCCGACTACTTAGGAGTTGACCGAGCGGCACTTTCAAGTGAGATGAGCCGTTTGCAGCGCGACCAGATACTGTATACCAGACGCTCTCAGTTTGAATTGCTCGTTGCCCCTGAGGAGCTAAGCTAA
- a CDS encoding spermidine synthase encodes MKYNKTALAIGGLVAGSVLASAAFGAAYQCIHVRRSRFGFMKVYLTRDPTGERVRVLNQGGVYQSASYLKDRCFEPVFAYYRGFDALFHDVLHSDWYPHHILLLGGGGFSYPKHLLTTQSHIHLDVVEIDAAIIREARRWFFLDKLEARLEDSSTAQGNSLRIIEAEGREFLERGVGQVVSRTPQTVETLGSVNTRFSADMVGGQLRVLSEDEIACPHYDVIIQDVFVGRNPALQLASVEAARAVRARLASDGLYLVNVVSSQKGANMQFLQQETASLLEVFQHVHIIETSDELWGGERNFLLLATDRDAQFVDEIAFNQEFLGTPLHDA; translated from the coding sequence ATGAAATATAACAAGACAGCCTTAGCGATTGGCGGGCTTGTCGCAGGCTCGGTGCTTGCGTCCGCTGCCTTTGGAGCAGCGTATCAGTGTATCCACGTTCGTCGCTCACGTTTTGGTTTTATGAAGGTGTATCTAACGCGAGATCCGACGGGCGAGCGGGTACGTGTTCTTAATCAGGGTGGCGTCTACCAAAGTGCAAGCTATCTTAAAGACCGCTGTTTTGAGCCTGTTTTTGCTTATTATCGAGGGTTCGATGCGCTGTTTCATGACGTGCTGCATTCTGATTGGTATCCGCACCATATCTTGCTTTTAGGCGGTGGGGGTTTTTCGTATCCAAAGCATCTTCTAACAACACAAAGTCATATTCATCTTGATGTTGTTGAGATTGATGCGGCTATTATTCGCGAGGCGAGGCGCTGGTTTTTTCTTGATAAGCTCGAAGCACGCTTAGAGGATTCATCAACTGCGCAAGGAAACAGTCTACGTATCATCGAGGCTGAAGGACGTGAGTTTTTGGAGCGCGGCGTCGGGCAGGTGGTATCGCGTACACCTCAAACAGTAGAGACACTCGGGTCTGTAAATACACGTTTTAGTGCCGATATGGTGGGTGGTCAGCTGCGCGTGTTGTCTGAGGACGAGATTGCTTGTCCGCACTATGACGTAATTATTCAAGATGTATTTGTGGGACGAAATCCCGCGTTGCAATTGGCAAGTGTGGAGGCGGCACGAGCTGTGCGAGCACGCCTTGCCTCAGATGGTTTGTATTTGGTGAATGTTGTTTCATCGCAAAAGGGTGCGAACATGCAGTTCTTGCAGCAGGAAACAGCGAGTTTGCTCGAAGTCTTTCAGCATGTACACATCATTGAAACAAGCGATGAGCTGTGGGGTGGTGAGCGCAATTTCTTGTTGCTTGCAACCGATCGTGATGCTCAATTTGTAGATGAGATAGCCTTTAATCAGGAGTTTTTAGGCACGCCGCTACATGACGCATAA
- a CDS encoding elongator complex protein 3, translated as MEDLICRIVDCLRQGQHLDDRALVKLMHEQLRRDGVPKQSYAKRRLLPFYQKVKAEDPKRWQRWNIDPELERALIALLRMKPRRSASGVATITVITKPWPCSGSCIFCPNDLRMPKSYLHKEPACERAEQHYFDPYLQVAARLTALKQMGHPTDKIELIVLGGTWSDYPEPYRIWFIAELFRALNDDASLQERDVVVVQRRTWYEEHGFPQTEDERVSAVAGLQSQINQGAMSYNTAVERLYGRHAGWIAAADMQQADMDSLYELQKTNEQAIHRVVGLVIETRPDTVTPEALTSIRALGCTKVQMGIQSLDQHILDINHRGMGVKRIAHAFAWLRLFGFKLHVHYMVNLMGATPEIDCAQYRMLVSNPAYCPDEVKLYPCALIESAELNHYYETGAWQAYDEDDLLRVLQDNVLETPPYCRISRMIRDFSSDDIVAGNKKPNLRQMVERRLSQGSEHTSVQEIRFREVGTAEVDAQSLSLHEFCYDTSVSTEYFLQWLDATGHIAGFLRLSLPKQELVAAHIDVLPIALGEAMIREVHIYGATARLGEAGQAAQHTGLGKALIQRALEIADEAGYERMNVISAVGTRGYYERLGFHMHGLYQQRLCRRDTCDEI; from the coding sequence ATGGAAGATTTGATTTGTCGCATAGTGGACTGCCTTCGCCAAGGGCAGCATCTCGATGACCGGGCGCTGGTTAAGCTTATGCATGAGCAGCTTCGGCGCGATGGTGTACCAAAACAAAGCTATGCAAAACGGCGACTTTTACCCTTTTACCAGAAGGTTAAGGCGGAGGACCCCAAGCGCTGGCAGCGGTGGAATATCGACCCTGAGCTTGAACGCGCTTTGATAGCGCTTCTTCGCATGAAGCCACGGCGCAGTGCTTCGGGGGTCGCCACCATTACGGTTATTACCAAGCCATGGCCATGCTCGGGTTCTTGTATTTTTTGCCCGAACGACTTGCGCATGCCAAAAAGCTATCTTCATAAAGAGCCTGCGTGTGAGCGTGCAGAACAACACTATTTTGACCCCTATTTACAGGTGGCGGCACGGCTAACAGCGCTCAAACAAATGGGACACCCTACCGATAAGATTGAACTGATTGTATTGGGGGGTACCTGGAGCGATTATCCTGAGCCGTATCGCATTTGGTTTATTGCAGAGCTTTTTCGTGCGCTTAATGATGATGCTTCTTTGCAAGAGCGTGATGTTGTGGTTGTTCAGCGTCGCACGTGGTATGAGGAGCACGGTTTTCCTCAAACAGAAGATGAGCGTGTGAGCGCGGTAGCTGGTTTACAGTCACAGATTAATCAGGGTGCGATGAGCTATAACACAGCTGTAGAGCGCCTATATGGTAGGCACGCTGGTTGGATTGCGGCTGCAGATATGCAGCAGGCAGACATGGATAGCTTGTATGAGCTGCAAAAGACTAATGAACAGGCAATACATCGTGTAGTTGGGCTTGTTATTGAAACGCGCCCTGATACAGTAACACCAGAGGCACTTACCAGCATTCGGGCGCTTGGGTGCACAAAGGTGCAAATGGGTATTCAAAGCCTTGACCAGCATATTCTTGACATCAATCATCGCGGCATGGGCGTTAAGCGCATTGCGCATGCTTTTGCGTGGCTGCGTTTGTTTGGCTTCAAGCTTCACGTGCACTATATGGTCAATCTTATGGGAGCAACTCCTGAGATTGATTGCGCACAATATAGGATGCTTGTGAGTAATCCAGCATATTGTCCTGATGAGGTTAAGCTCTATCCCTGTGCACTCATTGAGAGTGCTGAGCTTAATCACTATTATGAAACGGGCGCGTGGCAAGCGTATGACGAGGATGATTTGCTGAGAGTTTTGCAGGATAACGTGCTTGAAACGCCGCCATATTGTCGCATTTCGCGTATGATTCGAGACTTTTCTTCTGATGATATTGTTGCAGGAAATAAAAAACCTAATTTGCGGCAGATGGTTGAGCGCAGGCTTTCGCAAGGTTCAGAACATACATCGGTTCAGGAGATTCGCTTTCGTGAAGTGGGTACCGCTGAGGTAGATGCGCAAAGCTTGTCTCTGCATGAGTTTTGCTATGACACCAGTGTGAGCACCGAATACTTTTTACAGTGGCTTGATGCTACAGGTCATATTGCTGGGTTTTTACGGCTTTCATTGCCAAAACAAGAGCTTGTAGCTGCGCATATTGATGTTTTACCAATAGCTTTGGGTGAAGCAATGATTCGTGAGGTTCATATTTATGGCGCAACTGCACGTCTTGGAGAGGCGGGTCAGGCAGCGCAGCATACGGGACTGGGAAAGGCTTTGATACAGCGTGCGCTCGAGATTGCAGATGAGGCTGGCTATGAGCGGATGAATGTTATTTCTGCCGTTGGTACTCGTGGCTATTACGAGCGCTTGGGTTTCCATATGCACGGCTTGTATCAGCAGCGCCTTTGCAGAAGGGATACCTGTGATGAAATATAA
- a CDS encoding tRNA (guanosine(46)-N(7))-methyltransferase TrmB gives MHARLPKNFVLEERLKRYERAIELMPQSWRGIWKHAAAPLGQAPFSALYLDIGCGKGASLVEVARAHPERLVIGIDAEPICIAYAAQAIYEHKLSNALVIPARANQVCQLFAEHEVDYISLSFPTPFPRKKQAALRTTQLDRLLEYKHVLATNGQLLLRTDSQPFLDFSLTQLHGAGFSIRLLSHNLRRDMPELPVSEYERKLSAEGAVTLGLIAEPSGPATPDMIQTARTAEQSLFAYIPDNLYEDAYIPHGMSWAIQAFRYRRANQERKAHHA, from the coding sequence GTGCACGCGCGTCTGCCCAAAAACTTTGTGTTAGAAGAACGTCTCAAACGCTATGAGCGCGCCATTGAGCTTATGCCGCAAAGCTGGCGAGGCATATGGAAGCACGCTGCCGCACCTCTTGGGCAGGCTCCTTTTAGCGCTCTTTATCTTGATATTGGTTGCGGTAAAGGTGCAAGCCTTGTTGAGGTGGCACGCGCACACCCTGAACGCTTAGTTATTGGCATTGATGCTGAGCCTATATGTATTGCCTATGCCGCACAGGCAATTTATGAGCATAAGCTATCAAACGCACTGGTAATTCCCGCGCGCGCTAACCAGGTGTGTCAACTGTTTGCTGAACATGAGGTTGACTATATAAGCCTCAGCTTTCCGACACCTTTTCCGCGCAAAAAACAAGCGGCACTTCGCACTACCCAGCTTGATCGCTTGCTTGAATATAAACATGTTCTTGCAACGAACGGTCAGCTACTCTTACGCACCGACAGTCAGCCTTTTCTGGACTTTAGCCTAACGCAACTGCATGGCGCTGGCTTTTCTATTCGCCTGCTCTCTCACAATCTACGCCGTGATATGCCCGAGCTCCCCGTGAGCGAATACGAGCGCAAACTTAGTGCAGAGGGCGCTGTAACACTTGGACTGATTGCCGAGCCCAGCGGCCCTGCCACCCCCGATATGATTCAAACCGCGCGCACAGCAGAACAAAGCCTGTTTGCATATATTCCTGATAATCTATATGAGGATGCTTATATACCCCATGGCATGTCTTGGGCAATTCAGGCGTTTCGCTATCGACGTGCCAATCAAGAACGAAAGGCACATCATGCCTGA
- a CDS encoding RNA helicase — MPDDFDAFAHGSLSTLAPTWWEPEHGEEPEEWLDVETAYERYVAWVNARGITLWQHQEDALFALATQSHLVLGTPTGSGKSLVAIGLLFMACATGQRSYYTAPIKALVSEKFFQLVEIFGRDNVGMITGDSHINTNAPIICCTAEILANQALGAGAEADIGAVAMDEFHFFSDPDRGWAWQVPLLTLPHTQFLLMSATLGDMSSIIACLERQSERPVEVIDDAARPVPLSYEYVKTSLEATVELALRAGRAPIYAVHFSQDSALGSARALASYGVTSKEQREAIKEALKTARFSTAFGKTLKHLLSCGVGLHHAGLLPRYRLLVEKLAQQGLLPVICGTDTLGVGINVPIHTVLLTGLTKFDGIRQRRLKSREFHQIAGRAGRSGFDTEGVVIVEAPEFEIENHKAELKAYGDPKKMKRLKKKKPPEGFVTWTEQSFQQLIERAPETLKPQLRITHSMVLAEVSQGGNAWGRILELIDNSLQTPVQKENLRARAAEIFATLLDAQIIIQTPVDDVHTSTVGFAQDVPSNYQLTVDVPLDFALDQPLSPFLLAALELLDPESESYTLDLISFVEATLENPKQILRAQEHQARNQAMLAMKAEGIEYEERLERLAEISYPKPLEEQLQAAFELYIAKVPWARDYELSPKSILRDMLECGCDFKSYIAQYKIERCEGILLRYLTEAFRALARTIPDAHVSDELREIVSWLGLIISSVDSSLVEEWEQAGQAVGLPRLNKQAVVIDRRGLTLLVRNALFHRIQLAARQDVEQLGTLDEAWGFGHHRWKRVLASFFAEHEELLVDADAKSYQFFHIDESLENSEHIWRVQQVFHDSEGDHDFSIMADIDIDATQSSDGVVFSNYRVGVIEDLLHDDE; from the coding sequence ATGCCTGACGACTTTGATGCCTTCGCTCATGGCTCACTCTCAACACTGGCTCCCACGTGGTGGGAGCCAGAACATGGCGAGGAGCCCGAAGAATGGCTCGACGTTGAAACGGCCTATGAGCGCTATGTAGCTTGGGTTAACGCACGCGGCATTACACTTTGGCAGCACCAAGAAGACGCGCTCTTTGCTCTTGCTACACAAAGCCATCTGGTGCTTGGAACCCCCACAGGATCGGGTAAATCACTCGTTGCTATTGGGCTGCTTTTTATGGCATGCGCAACTGGACAACGAAGCTACTACACCGCACCAATTAAAGCCTTAGTTTCAGAGAAGTTTTTTCAGCTTGTTGAGATTTTTGGACGCGATAACGTTGGCATGATTACCGGCGACTCTCACATCAACACCAATGCCCCCATCATATGCTGTACGGCAGAAATTCTGGCAAACCAAGCACTTGGCGCGGGCGCCGAAGCTGATATTGGCGCAGTTGCCATGGATGAGTTTCATTTTTTCTCTGACCCAGATCGCGGCTGGGCTTGGCAGGTGCCCCTACTCACGCTTCCTCACACGCAGTTTCTACTCATGAGCGCCACACTGGGCGATATGAGCTCCATCATTGCCTGTCTTGAACGGCAAAGCGAGCGCCCAGTTGAAGTCATAGACGATGCCGCGCGACCGGTGCCTTTGAGCTATGAATATGTTAAAACCTCACTTGAAGCCACCGTTGAGCTTGCCCTGCGCGCTGGACGAGCCCCTATCTATGCTGTTCATTTCTCTCAGGATAGTGCGCTTGGCAGTGCTCGTGCACTTGCAAGCTATGGAGTTACCAGCAAAGAACAGCGGGAAGCAATTAAAGAGGCGCTCAAAACTGCCCGATTTAGCACAGCATTTGGAAAAACGCTCAAACACTTACTATCATGCGGAGTTGGTTTGCACCATGCAGGACTTCTCCCGCGCTATCGCCTCTTGGTAGAAAAGCTTGCTCAGCAAGGATTGCTGCCAGTTATCTGCGGAACCGACACCCTTGGGGTGGGAATTAACGTACCGATTCACACAGTACTGCTCACGGGTCTAACCAAATTTGATGGCATACGGCAACGGCGACTTAAATCACGCGAGTTTCACCAAATTGCCGGACGCGCGGGCCGCTCCGGTTTTGATACAGAGGGCGTTGTTATAGTTGAAGCTCCTGAGTTTGAGATTGAAAATCACAAAGCTGAGCTTAAAGCATACGGTGACCCTAAAAAGATGAAGCGCCTCAAGAAAAAGAAGCCGCCTGAGGGCTTTGTAACCTGGACGGAGCAAAGCTTTCAACAGCTTATTGAACGTGCGCCTGAAACACTCAAGCCCCAACTACGCATTACGCACTCCATGGTTCTTGCCGAGGTATCACAAGGTGGCAATGCTTGGGGTCGTATCCTTGAGCTGATTGACAACTCATTGCAAACGCCCGTGCAAAAAGAAAACCTAAGGGCGCGTGCGGCAGAAATATTTGCCACGCTGCTCGATGCTCAAATTATTATTCAGACACCCGTGGACGATGTGCATACAAGCACCGTTGGTTTTGCACAAGATGTGCCCTCAAACTATCAGCTAACCGTTGATGTTCCCCTTGATTTTGCCCTTGACCAACCGCTTTCTCCTTTCTTGCTCGCTGCCCTTGAACTCTTAGACCCCGAGTCTGAAAGTTACACGCTCGATCTCATCTCATTTGTTGAGGCAACACTCGAAAACCCCAAACAAATCCTGCGAGCTCAGGAGCATCAGGCACGGAACCAAGCCATGCTTGCTATGAAAGCTGAGGGTATTGAATATGAAGAGCGTCTTGAAAGACTTGCTGAGATAAGCTATCCCAAACCACTTGAAGAACAATTACAAGCGGCGTTTGAGCTCTATATCGCAAAGGTTCCTTGGGCGCGCGATTATGAACTTTCACCAAAAAGCATCTTGCGCGATATGCTCGAATGTGGCTGCGATTTCAAGAGCTACATTGCACAATACAAAATTGAGCGCTGTGAAGGCATCTTGTTGCGCTATCTCACCGAAGCCTTCCGTGCACTTGCCAGAACCATTCCAGACGCACACGTAAGCGATGAACTCCGCGAAATCGTATCATGGCTTGGATTGATTATTAGCTCTGTTGATTCCAGCTTAGTTGAGGAGTGGGAGCAAGCTGGTCAAGCGGTGGGGCTGCCGCGTCTTAATAAACAGGCGGTTGTTATTGATCGGCGTGGACTCACGCTGCTGGTGCGCAATGCGCTCTTTCACCGCATTCAGCTTGCTGCACGTCAAGATGTTGAACAACTGGGAACTCTTGATGAAGCCTGGGGCTTTGGACATCATCGCTGGAAACGAGTGCTTGCAAGCTTTTTTGCAGAGCACGAGGAATTGCTTGTTGATGCCGATGCCAAGTCTTATCAATTCTTCCATATCGATGAATCATTAGAGAACAGTGAGCATATCTGGCGTGTTCAACAGGTCTTTCATGATAGCGAAGGCGACCATGACTTCAGCATTATGGCAGATATTGACATTGATGCTACGCAGTCAAGCGATGGCGTGGTCTTTTCAAACTATCGCGTTGGTGTCATTGAAGACCTCTTGCATGATGATGAGTAA